From Nicotiana tabacum cultivar K326 chromosome 22, ASM71507v2, whole genome shotgun sequence, one genomic window encodes:
- the LOC107761179 gene encoding dehydrin HIRD11 — protein sequence MAGIIHKIEEKLHIGGHKEGEKDKHHEADKHKEEEKHKKDHGHSSGEHKEGIVEKIKEKIHGEEGGEHHHKEGEEKKKKKDKKDKKEKKHDGHDSSSSDSDSD from the coding sequence ATGGCAGGAATCATTCACAAGATAGAGGAGAAACTCCACATTGGAGGCCACAAGGAAGGAGAGAAAGACAAACACCATGAGGCTGATAAGCACAAGGAAGAAGAGAAGCACAAAAAGGATCACGGCCATAGCAGCGGAGAGCACAAGGAAGGGATTGTTGAGAAGATAAAGGAAAAGATCCATGGAGAAGAAGGCGGAGAGCACCATCACAAGGAAggagaggagaagaagaagaaaaaggacaaaaaggacaaaaaggagaAGAAGCACGATGGGCATGACAGCAGCAGCAGCGACAGCGATAGCGATTAG